The Opitutus sp. ER46 DNA window CCTGACGGCGTTCGATTTCGCGCAGGAGCTCGTGGACCAGGCGATCAGCCTCGCGGCGGAGCGCCAGGCGGAGGCGATCCGGTTCTTCTGGGCCGACGCGACGCGCGTGTGCACCGAGCACCACGACCTCGTGGGCCGGTTCGGCGGCGCGTTGTTCATGTTCAACGGCCTGATGCAGATTCCCGGGCGGCGGCGGCGGCGGGCGGCGCTGCGGCAGCTGTTTCGCGCCTGCGCGCCGGGGGCGCCGCTCCTCTTCACCACGCACGACCGGGACCACTCGCCGACCGAGCGCGCGCTGTGGCGGCTCGAGACGATCCGCTGGGTGCGGGGCGAGCAGGACCCGCGGCTGGTGGAGTTCGGCGACCGCTACTTTTCCGACGAGGCGGGACGCACGTTCATGCACCTGCCGGACCGCCGCGAGATCCTCGAGGACCTGACGGCGACGGGCTGGTCGCACACGTTTGATGCGATGCGCAGTGCCGTCGCGAGTGAATCGAAGGCGGTGAAGGACTTTTCGGACGAGTGCCGCTTCTGGGTCGCGCACAAGCCGACGCGCGCCTGAAGCCGGCGCGCCAGAGGCCAGAAACCAGAAGCCCGAAGCCGGAGGCCAGAGGCCAGAAACCAGAAGCCCGAAGCCGGAGGCCAGAAGCCGGAGGCCAGAAGCCGGGAGCAGAAATGGAGAGGCGGAAGGGGCCTAGTCTGACGCTGACGTCTGATTTCTGACTGGCTTCCGGCCTCCGGCTTCTGGCTTCCGACTTGTCAGCGCATCCGGGCGAACGTGGCCTGCAGGAGCGCGAGATCGCTGGCCTGCTTGGTGCGTTCGCGGGCGCGGGCGATCAGGCCGGCCTCGAGGGCGTTCTTGGTCGGCTGCTGCTTGTTCTCGTAGAACACGCCGTAGCACCCGGGCCACGGCTGCAGCGCGAGGCGGTACGCGGCCACCTCGTCGGTGACATCGTGGCGGGCGGCGTCCTCGGGCGTGCCGTCATGCTTCTTCTCTTCGATGACGGTCCACGTTCCGCCCTTGCGCGGATTGGCGGCATCGAACGCGCCGGGGTAGAACTCGACGCACTCGGAGTTGATCTCGACGACCGAGAAGCCGTCGTGCCTCGCGGCGCGCGTCATCATCTCGATCATGTGGTTG harbors:
- a CDS encoding class I SAM-dependent methyltransferase; the encoded protein is MSSVKKINAATVRADFNDLTAVVHYTRAAHELGLWASERLLIERHFPDPTRPLLEAGCGAGRVTIGLWELGYRDLTAFDFAQELVDQAISLAAERQAEAIRFFWADATRVCTEHHDLVGRFGGALFMFNGLMQIPGRRRRRAALRQLFRACAPGAPLLFTTHDRDHSPTERALWRLETIRWVRGEQDPRLVEFGDRYFSDEAGRTFMHLPDRREILEDLTATGWSHTFDAMRSAVASESKAVKDFSDECRFWVAHKPTRA